ATCGGCGACGTGCAGATCGAGGAGCTGCCGCTGGCGTTCACCGCCGTGGCCACCGACATCGAACGGGGCCGCGAGGTGTGGCTCAGCCGGGGCTGCCTGTTCGACGCGATCCGCGCCTCGATCGCCATTCCCACCGTGTTTCGCCCGCACCTGATCGACGGTCACCGGCTGGTCGACGGCGCCCTGCTCAATCCGGTGCCGGTGACTCCGCTGATCCGCGAGAACGCCGACTACACGATCGCCGTCAGTGTCGACGGCGCGGCCGTGACCAGCACGCCACCGGAACCGCCGATCCGCGACGCGAACGCGTCATCGGGCTACCGCCAGCGGATCGGCGACTTCATCAGCCGGATGATTCCGCATGGCGAGAGCCACCCGCCGGTGCCGGGCACGCTCGACCTGCTGACCCAATCGATGGACCTGATGCAGGCCAACCTGGCGCGGCTGCGCCTGGCCGCCTACGAGCCGGACCTGCTGATCGAGTTGCCGCGCAACATCGCCAGCGCCTACGAGTTCTACCGGGCGCGCGAGCTGATCGAGATGGGCCGGCTGCAGGCCCGCGCCGCGCTGGCCAGCTGGCCGCGGGCGGGCACGCCGCAACGCGAGGCGTGACGGGCGCGGCTCAGCGCGGCCCGTGCGAGTGCAGCCAGTTTTCCAGATAGGCCTTCAGCGCCACCGCGTTGTTGTGTTCCTCGTCGCGTGCGCCATACAGCAGGGTGAGCTTGTGCCGGCTGGCGCGTTGCGCCAGCGGTTGCCAGTGTTCGGCGAGCTTGTCCAGTTCGCTGGCGTAGCGATGGCGGAAGCCGTCCCACAACGCGGGATCGTGCCCGAACCACTGGCGCAGCGCGGTCGACGGCGCCAGTTCCTTCGCCCACAGGTCCAGCGGCACCGCGTCCTTCTTCAGGCCGCGCGGCCACAGGCGATCGATCAGCACGCGGTAGCCATCGGTCGTCGCGGCCGGTTCGTAGACGCGTTTGACGGCAATGCTCATGGGCGGTCTCCCGATGCTCCGGATCAGCCGAGGACAACACCACCCAGCATACGAGCATCCGGAACAGCCGACGTGACCTGGATCAGAGTTCCTCGACCCTGGTCACCTTGCCGCGACGCATCAGCCAGGCCACGCCGCGCAGGTCGGCCAGGCCCACCCACAGCCGGTCCAGCATGCCGTACTTGGACACGCCGGCGGTGCGCGGACGATGGCCGACCGGCACGCTCTGGGCGGCGAAACCGGCACGCTTGACCAGCGCCGGCAGGTAGCGGTGCATGTGGTCGAAGTAGGGCAGGCGCAGGAACACCTCGCGCTCGAACAGCTTCAGGCCGCAGCCGGTGTCCGGGGTGGCGTCGCGCAGCATGCGCGAGCGCACCGCGTTGGCGATCTTCGAGGAGATCCGCTTGTTGAAGCTGTCGCGGCGGGTGGTGCGCCAGCCCGCGAACAGCCGCGTTTCGGCCGACGCCGCATCGCGGGCGGCCAGCAGTTTCGGGATGTCGGCCGGATCGTTCTGGCCGTCGCCGTCCAGCGTGGCGATCCACGGCGACTGCGCCGCGCGCACGCCGTTCCACACCGCCGTGCTCTGG
This is a stretch of genomic DNA from Rhodanobacter sp. FDAARGOS 1247. It encodes these proteins:
- a CDS encoding patatin-like phospholipase family protein, with translation MKAHQPGPSFTTPDLPAAPLGPTVALALGAGGAKGLAHIGVIEEIEAQGYRIVAIAGTSMGALIGGIHASGKLEVYRDWVCALAKLDVLRLVDWTFTGGGLIKGEKIIETMRGLIGDVQIEELPLAFTAVATDIERGREVWLSRGCLFDAIRASIAIPTVFRPHLIDGHRLVDGALLNPVPVTPLIRENADYTIAVSVDGAAVTSTPPEPPIRDANASSGYRQRIGDFISRMIPHGESHPPVPGTLDLLTQSMDLMQANLARLRLAAYEPDLLIELPRNIASAYEFYRARELIEMGRLQARAALASWPRAGTPQREA
- a CDS encoding DUF488 domain-containing protein — its product is MSIAVKRVYEPAATTDGYRVLIDRLWPRGLKKDAVPLDLWAKELAPSTALRQWFGHDPALWDGFRHRYASELDKLAEHWQPLAQRASRHKLTLLYGARDEEHNNAVALKAYLENWLHSHGPR
- a CDS encoding glycosyltransferase, which translates into the protein MPQLSVVVPVFNERDNISPLLAEIAAALRGQVDYEVIYIDDDSSDDSRAVLAAQKASHPELRVLHHVTRSGQSTAVWNGVRAAQSPWIATLDGDGQNDPADIPKLLAARDAASAETRLFAGWRTTRRDSFNKRISSKIANAVRSRMLRDATPDTGCGLKLFEREVFLRLPYFDHMHRYLPALVKRAGFAAQSVPVGHRPRTAGVSKYGMLDRLWVGLADLRGVAWLMRRGKVTRVEEL